Sequence from the Opisthocomus hoazin isolate bOpiHoa1 chromosome 7, bOpiHoa1.hap1, whole genome shotgun sequence genome:
cccccccccatttcaccTGGCAATGCTACCAGCACCGGCTCACACACTGACTCATGCCGGTAAGTGGAAAAGAAGGAAACCACTTTAGAACAAAAAGGgactaaccaaaaaaaaaaaaaagttataatgcAAAATTACCGACACAACCCCcccacccaccaccacccttCCCATGACAAAAAGCCCAGGAATTAGACTTTCTTGGGACGGCGTCCAACttggtaataataataaatgctgATGAGGATGAAGACGGCTCGGCTGACCAGGAGGAGCACGGCACCTGTGGCTATCCGGCTGCTCTCAACCAGGGAGACAGTGGTaactggaggagaaggagggagacaAGGCAGCGGTTGGTGATGAAAATACAAATGGAGGCAAGCAGCACAAAGCGGTTTCGTGCTGCCCTCTAATGCAGCGTCTTGGCAAGACCTGCTGAGCCTTGCGATCGCTGAAGCTTTCAGCACAGTGAGCCCATGGAAGAGGCTCTTCACGAGCTTGATTTCACAGCCTTCAAGTTAGCCAGAGACCCACGGTTCCCAGAGCTCTCACTTATGGAAACCCTGCTTTAAAGGCAGCCCCACATCCAGGCAGCCACAGCCCAATGCGAGTTGCCATCGTGCTCAGGTGTTAATTGTGGAAGCTGCACGTTCCCGAGTTTGCTTCGTGGCTTGACCACTTCAGTGCTGATAAACATTTTCAACTTTAAGAGCATCTACAAAATACGCATAGTCCACGCATGCTAACTCTTTTCCGAGCATCTCTCTTTTTTGGCTACCAACACAGAGCCCGTATCTGAACCAGTCACCAGTGAGCTACCCATATGCACGCACAAGAACCCCCTTCACTGTTAAATATAGATAAGCTCCCTGGAAACAAGCTGAACTGTTAATTCTCTGTTTTGGTAAGACTCAGCATTCCCCTTTTTAGTGTAGATTGCTACAATCTTTTCTTGTTAGCCCTAGCATCTAGGCAGCCCTCTCCAGTAGATGACCTGTGCCGGCTACAGAGACCAGGATGTttttagggagaaaaataaaCGAATGGTCGGAGGAAGATGTTTCCTCTGCACCTGGGCACCCTTCAGCGAGCAGCCCAAGGCAGAGGCTACTCCATGGGGAAGGAAACGGGAGAGCAGCTGGCAGGGAAGATGCTCCCGGGGCCCGGTTatctctgccagccctgcagagcgaCGGAGCCGTCTCCAGCACAAGCTGGGGATGGCTGGGGACCGGGTGCCCCCGCGGCTCTGCCAGACGGGCGGCAGAGCCAGCGCCTTCCCATCAGCCGAGTCCGCCGTCACCCCCAGGGCCTGTGACCTCCAGTTCTGCGTTTGGTCCCACCGCTCATGCGGGCTGTCCTGCCCACCGGTGGGGGTACGCAGCGTGCACCCCCACCCtcggcatcctcctcctcctcgctgccgtgTGCCCGCTACTCACCCAGGAACTGCACGGCGAAGTAGCACGCCTCGGTCAGCAGCGTCCAGCGGATGACCACTTTCTCGGCCGTGTACAGGGCGTTCCACATGATCAGTGCGATGCCTGCCGAGGGACCGCAGCTGGCCCGGGGGGCACcacccccgtcccgtcccgtcccgtcccgccccgcccggcgAACCGGgcggcccctctccccgctgccctGCGCTGCCAGCCGTGCCCGCCAGGCGGGGCTGCAGGCTGCGGGAGGGACCCTCGGCCTcggcacctccccccccccccccccccccccccaacccacccgcCCCGAGAGGAGCCGGGCAAGCCCCGCGGGTTTAACTGCTCCGGGCACCGGTTCTCCAAGCTCCCCTCCCCTTCTTGCCCGTTGCCCCCCCCAACTCCTGGGGCCCCTCCCGTCGCCTGCCCCTTCTCCCACTCCCACCAGGAGGGTCTGGCCCCAGCTGCTCCCCgcttcccagcccctctgcagtcTCCCCCTGTGCTGGGGCACTCGGGGTGCTCCCCCAGGCATTCAgagcacccacagcccctctcACCTCACCTGCAGCGAGCCTGAGCCCCTCCTAGGAAAAACCAGCAGTAGCCGAGCTTCTCAAAATACCCTGAACAATTTCTTTGCTAGCGGCAGATGTtctgctccccactgccactgCCCTGCTGGGCACAGACTTTGCCCCCTCCTGCCATTTTGGCTTCTCGTCCCCTCACtccacagggcagcagcacggcacTCACTGAGCAGGGCTCCTCCGTAAAGCCGGATGGGAGTCTTGCTGCTCACCGACTCCTCGTCAAAGATAACGTCGTAGAGCTGGTCAGGGAAAGCAAGGGCCTGGCAGAGGCAAGGGAGAGACTCAGCAGCCTGCACCGGCCAGAGCCATCAAAACATGTCCTCTTGGCCCGCAGCGCTCCGACATCAAGCCTTCATGGGACTGGAGCCACTGGCTGGGAAATTGCAAATTAAGGAGGTGCAAGAAATACCAGCGTGTCAGCTACCGGCTTCACGGCCGGTTTTTACGGCTGAGGCTGCCACGCCTCGCGTGGTTTATGACCCTGCTAATGAAAAAAGACCCTGGTGATGGAAACAAACCGCCAAGGACTCTGCTAGCGAAGCCCACTACCGAGGGCAAGGGCCTCGCAAGAGaaagtggcagcagctgctggaggcagaggagggggatAAATGCCAGGGGCTGAGGAGCCACGCTGGGGCACCCCGCTGGCAGCCGGGAGCTGGCAGTGCCCAGGACCACGTCCCTCACTTACCATGACAGCGACCCCAGAAAACATGACGGCGGAAACCAGCTGCCAGACCCTGCGTGCAAGGGAAGACAGAGGACATGGCGTGAGCACGGGGGTGATCCCACCGCTCATCCTTCGCAAAGTGTTCCTGGCTGCCTGCTCAGTCATCAGCCTTCATCCTCCCTCCTTGTACGCCCAAGGCGGCCACAAGCCTCCTGTGGGAGGACTCTGCTCCCCACACCCCGCTAGCTCCAGCCTCAGCATGCAGACCGGCCTCGCTGGCGAGAGATGTGAAATCCCCCCCACACCCAAGCAGAGGAGGGAAGTGACCCTGCCAAGAGCGGGGTCCCCACAGTCACACAAGAGACCAggagctcctccagctccacGCAGCCCCTATGGTCCCCTGCATCTGCTGTGGGACAAGAGCTTGAGGGTCTCAGGCTGATTTCTGGGGGAAGAAAGCAAACCTGGTCTGGTTCTGTGGCCCCCAAGAAGCCCCTGTGGCGAGCAGTGAAGCTGGCGCCGCAGCAGTGCTGGTGTCAGAAGCCAGAGCTGTCAGGGACGCTGTGGCCGAAGGCCCTCAGGTGACCCAGCTCCAAGGTGGCCCAGTATCTTACCTGAGCCCCAGTGGTTCCCGGACAGCAAACTTGATTTCATTTCCCAGTACCTGGCTAATCTGAAATTCAAATAGAAGGCATAAGGTGACTGAGCAGACCCTTTCCCAACCTTCAGGCAGTATTCGCATACCTAACCTCATGTGGGAGTTTCTCTCCGAGAAGGCTGGAAGGAGGACAAGAGATTCATCTGTCACGCCTTGGTCCCAAGATTTAATTTCcaccaggagctgcagcctttACTGCTCCCTTATGGCATCAGCCACgtgcagcgtggggctggggcagggtcaACATTAACTCTTGTCTCCTCCTACCTAGGTGAGCAGCAAACTGCCTGCTCCCACACCCCGCCTGTGTGTCACAGCCCGAGGGggcacagccccagcagagcccccggggtgTCACAGCCCGAGGGggcacagccccagcagagcccccggggtgTCACAGCCCGAGGGggcacagccccagcagagcccccggggtgTCACAGCGCCCATCCCGCTCTCATGTTCACACCACCCAGAGCGATGCCGGTCCATGACTTCCCCACACCAGGCCAGTGGGAAGGCTACACAGAGCAGCAACAGGGAAAGGAACTGGGGGACCTCTcagctgcagaaagctctgagagctctgtgctgctcccCACATGCAGGCAGGAGCCGGGCAATGCCCTGCCAGCAAGTTCTCCAGAGAGCATCCAGGACAGGGCTCCTGCAGGGCTCATCCTTGTCTTCCGGCTCCGGTATTTCACCGAAACACGTTGTTCGTCCGCAATTCAGGCAGCACCGCTGCTTAAATCACTGGTCCAGTGCCCAGGCCACTGGCTGGTGGTGCCACGCTCCTGTGGCACCAGCTCCAAGCTAGCGCACGGGTGTCTCAGCAATACAATTTCAGGAATGGATCAAAGCAGCTTGAGGGCAGACCTCAACCCACTACCAAGAAAAGCTGTTTCGGGCAGCTCCCATGCACCCAGAAGGCTGCATGACCCGTCGCTGCTCGAAGGCAGCATTGCTTGTGCCACCACAGCCTTCACCCCTTGCTTTACAGGAGCCCTGCTTTTGCCAAAGAGGCTGTAGAAGTTAGATGCTAAAAACAACCCCACACCAAGTCAGTTTGCACAGGCAGAACGTCTCTTTTCCTCGTTACTGCTCAAgtgcttccctctccccaccctcacctttgaGCGATGGACCTCGCCGTCGtcgtcctccccgccgacccccaGGATCTTGCGCGTCTTCAGCCTGCTCACCAGGTCGGTCTGGCTGTGCTTCTTCATCAGTGGCGGGGGCTGCTTCGCCGCCATGGTGGccctctgccccccagccctCGGCTGCCAGGCAGCGCGGGAAGCGGCTCCGCCCTCACATGAAATTTCGTGAGgttcgggaaaaaaaaaaaaagaaaaaccaaccacCGCCACAAAATCTTCTTGTTAGGCCGGCAGACAGCTCCTCATCGTCccggggcagggagccctggcagTGGGGCTGGCCCTGGCTACGGGCAGCTCATCTCAGGGTGATCCTCCCGTCACCAGGATCTgctgaggggaaaaggaaaacagagcagTGTGGCTTCAGCATAGGCGCTTAGCTGTGAGTGCTTTCGAGCTGCCAACTGTAATCTGGCCTATCCCAGCACAAGGTGATATCCAACAGTAGCTCTTTGCTGCTTCCCGGATTACAGAATTAAATGCTTCCCAGACCAGGGGAACTGAAGTCATTCAGCGATGCTTTACCTTCTGTCTCTCCCCATGCCATACATCACACCCTTCAG
This genomic interval carries:
- the TP53I11 gene encoding tumor protein p53-inducible protein 11, which gives rise to MAAKQPPPLMKKHSQTDLVSRLKTRKILGVGGEDDDGEVHRSKISQVLGNEIKFAVREPLGLRVWQLVSAVMFSGVAVMALAFPDQLYDVIFDEESVSSKTPIRLYGGALLSIALIMWNALYTAEKVVIRWTLLTEACYFAVQFLVTTVSLVESSRIATGAVLLLVSRAVFILISIYYYYQVGRRPKKV